A stretch of the Notolabrus celidotus isolate fNotCel1 chromosome 3, fNotCel1.pri, whole genome shotgun sequence genome encodes the following:
- the polr2m gene encoding protein GRINL1A: protein MLRYGSGRNVSTTTTTTEDSPESSSERRIRRLRLTLHAVDNGNKEATNTNSDTAGKEKDVSATWKKKNGMIQRERPAGRESPQQHLGDMTNGAPETSLQHHGPKVYGIVQRTGSDSRQEVMAREWTVNHLQDEMKYIREVRDSLEKVRERMYGQFGGMQQSMQKLSQEIRTANSHRRSLESEVKVRTQAMESFDQMNSSLISANIGLQKSLLENCQNRVDKRDEMKHLRSTYEKAQEKLRDKENELAAAQAENETLRLQVESSQEASTQALRELSAKLQREYEEKLQEEQRKHREEIENLQAQLDEYIRRLEEAERNIKIAEEKIADRDQRIIELDRLLDCMGKEKSQLNQKLRDCEQRIRLLELTDTTDSTVVKRSKELQSESLELRERIKHLNDMVFCQQRKVKGMIEEVNTLRSQVAQKDMFISELLDRIAIVECENNELEDKLKYFMSTQNRPRDFFETREIGLGCNLLPRNEAERLDVELLSQSEPSHLHSFMHQPPMRLPSLTEAPSLPEPSSPTHPSSLNQPSPPPHQPPSLPKPWQPPQTPPLPKPSPPPQPPPLPILSPPPSPSLPKPSPPQSPSLPKPSPPSSTSSPTEPLPPSFPSFLQPPPSSPIQHPSLYLTSPIKPRTFRANPPPSRLESSLLRYTPVEYSRYLESNPTVMSRTLPYTRQTDSEPSVSRVESRDEVDAKTDNPYSPEESTSFSFPNRPRSRTPQTYTPFMKLMEITANINIEGSLSDSLTVMSSSWTEPQGQVGDLRHKSQEELLELLLRQEKILSNRSLIQTLPDKGKKIKEFAEKVHLAIELHDEEERRQSLVSAARTELQSKYKQAFTMQQRAYPNAPAALHQNRQSEGAAGDATRDRVSSPASAHTHENDTLDEQQDQFVSREAAEETMETAAAGAPLNSDGTKEGDLVEALGRVRLSETSTGFNGKSKDPINSTARDLQKEIPKKPHYVTILEKNDNISAPRRQKFKPNQLPLRNNISPSGSSSPSQSSEGSSPLSAQARRERDRKHLDDTTSARLPPLNHSPAQLLSLEESAVLVKEQTKKQQELQAKLAAQKLSEGLKLSMGSYTPDGGPMAAYREVHDEGAQLSSEED, encoded by the exons atgctTCGCTACGGCTCAGGACGAAACGtttccaccaccaccaccaccacagagGACTCTCCAGAGTCTTCAAGTGAG AGGAGGATCAGGCGCCTCAGGTTAACTCTGCACGCCGTTGATAATGGAAACAAGGAGGCAACCAATACAAACTCAGACACA GCTGGGAAAGAGAAGGATGTCAGTGCGAcctggaagaagaaaaatgggATGATACAAAGAGAGAGGCCAGCAGGCAGGGAGTCACCTCAGCAG CACCTCGGGGACATGACCAATGGGGCGCCAGAGACCTCGCTGCAGCATCATGGACCCAAAGTGTATGGCATCGTGCAGAGGACGGGCTCAGACAGTCGGCAGGAGGTGATGGCACGGGAGTGGACGGTCAATCACCTTCAGGATGAGATGAAGTACATCCGGGAG GTGAGAGATTCTTTGGAGAAGGTGAGAGAGAGGATGTACGGACAGTTTGGAGGAATGCAGCAATCAATGCAGAAGCTTTCACAGGAAATCAGG ACTGCCAATTCCCATCGAAGGAGTCTGGAGTCAGAGGTGAAGGTCCGGACGCAGGCCATGGAGAGTTTTGATCAGATGAACAGCTCGCTCATATCTGCAAACATTGGCCTGCAG AAATCTCTACTGGAAAACTGTCAGAACAGAGTGGACAAGAGGGACGAGATGAAACATTTGCGGAGCACCTATGAGAAAGCACAAGAGAAACTCAGAGACAAGGAGAACGAGCTGGCTGCTGCACAGGCCGAGAACGAGACTTTAAGACTGCAG GTGGAGTCCTCACAGGAAGCCAGCACTCAGGCCCTGCGGGAGCTCTCAGCAAAGCTACAGCGTGAATACGAGGAAAAACTGCAGGAGGAACAAcggaaacacagggaggaaattGAAAACCTACAG GCACAACTCGATGAATACATCAGGAGActagaggaggcagagaggaacATCAAGATAGCAGAAGAGAAGATTGCTGATAGAGACCAGAGGATCATTGAACTGGACCGTCTGCTCGACTGTATGGGAAAG GAAAAGTCACAACTCAACCAGAAGCTGCGAGACTGTGAGCAGCGTATTCGCTTGTTGGAGCTGACAGACACGACAGATTCTACTGTTGTCAAAAG GTCCAAAGAGCTTCAATCTGAAAGTTTAGAACTCCGTGAGAGAATCAAACATCTGAACGACATGGTGTTCTGCCAACAGAGGAAAGTCAAAGGAATGATCGAGGAG gttaacacaCTGCGCTCTCAAGTGGCTCAGAAGGACATGTTCATCTCAGAGCTCCTTGACAGGATTGCGATCGTGGAGTGTGAG AATAATGAATTAGAAGACAAGCTGAAGTATTTTATGTCCACACAGAATAGACCAAGGGATTTTTTCGAAACCAGGGAGATAGGATTAGGCTGCAATCTGCTCCCCAG AAATGAAGCAGAAAGGCTAGATGTTGAACTTCTTAGTCAAAGTGAACCATCGCATCTCCATTCTTTCATGCACCAACCACCAATGAGACTTCCATCACTAACTGAAGCTCCATCTCTACCTGAGCCCTCATCTCCCACTCATCCTTCATCTCTTAATCAACCATCACCACCACCTCATCAACCTCCATCTCTACCAAAACCCTGGCAACCacctcaaactccacctctacCAAAACCCTCACCACCACCTCAACCTCCACCTCTACCAATACTATCACCCCCTCCATCCCCATCTCTACCAAAACCATCACCACCTCAATCCCCATCTCTACCAAAACCCTCACCACCTTCATCTACATCATCCCCCACAGAACCTTTACCTCCCTCTTTTCCCTCATTCCTCCAGCCACCTCCTTCATCTCCTATTCAACATCCATCCCTCTACCTGACATCACCCATCAaacccaggactttcagggctAACCCCCCGCCCAGCAGGCTAGAGTCCAGTTTACTGAGGTACACTCCTGTTGAATACAGCCGTTATCTGGAGTCCAACCCTACAGTAATGAGCAGGACATTGCCCTACACTCGTCAGACTGACTCTGAGCCTTCAGTGAGTCGAGTCGAGTCCAGAGATGAGGTGGATGCAAAAACAGACAATCCATACAGTCCAGAGGAATCTACTTCATTCTCATTCCCTAATCGACCACGATCAAGGACACCCCAGACTTACACCCCGTTTATGAAGCTCATGGAAATAACAGCAAACATAAATATAGAGGGATCCCTAAGTGATTCT CTAACAGTGATGTCCTCATCGTGGACAGAGCCTCAGGGACAGGTGGGAGACCTGAGACACAAGAGTCAAGAAGAGCTCCTGGAACTGCTCCTGAGACAGGAGAAGATACTCTCGAACAG GAGTTTGATACAGACTCTTCCAGACAAaggaaaaaagataaaagaattTGCAGAGAAAGTGCACCTTGCCATTGAGCTCCACGATGAAGAGGAGAGGCGACAGAGCTTGGTGTCTGCTGCCAGGACAGAGCTGCAGTCCAAATACAAGCAGGCCTTCACTATGCAACAGCGTGCTTACCCCAACGCACCCGCTGCCTTACACCAGAACAGGCAAAGTGAGGGCGCTGCAGGCGATGCCACACGGGACAGGGTGAGCTCTCCTGCCTCAGctcacacacatgaaaatgACACTTTGGACGAGCAACAGGACCAGTTTGTCTCCAGAGAGGCTGCTGAGGAAACCATGGAGACGGCTGCTGCTGGGGCCCCTCTGAACTCTGATGGAACAAAAGAGGGTGACCTTGTGGAGGCCTTGGGGAGGGTCAGACTATCTGAAACTAGTACTGGTTTCAATGGCAAGTCCAAAGACCCAATAAACAGCACAGCAAGAGACTTACAAAAGGAGATACCAAAAAAGCCTCACTATGTCACCATCCTGGAAAAAAACGACAACATTTCAGCTCCCAGGAGGCAAAAATTCAAACCAAATCA GCTGCCCCTCAGAAATAACATCTCTCCGTCAGGATCCTCATCACCCAGCCAGTCCTCTGAAGGCTCCTCACCGCTCTCCGCTCAGGCCAGAAGGGAGCGGGACAGAAAACACCTGGATGACACCACATCAGCCAGACTACCTCCTCTCAACCACAGTCCTGCCCAGCTCCTGTCACTAGAAGAGTCGGCTGTCCTCGTGAAGGAACAAACTAAGAAGCAGCAG